A stretch of the Mycobacteroides immunogenum genome encodes the following:
- the dnaA gene encoding chromosomal replication initiator protein DnaA codes for MTDELNSQFTAVWNTVVAELNGDDNQYLSSFPPLTPQQRAWLTLVKPLTMAEGFALLSVPSSFVQNEIERHLRGPIVEALSRRLGENVELGVRIAAPAPGEDSDVAGAAPELELDEVDETTEALASAHESWPSYFINRPGGADKAETPDTSLNARYTFESFVIGASNRFSHAAAVAVSEAPARAYNPLFIWGESGLGKTHLLHAAGNYAQRLFPGMRVKYVSTEEFTNDFINSLRDDRRVAFKRSYRDIDVLLVDDIQFIEGKEGIQEEFFHTFNTLHNANKQIVISSDRPPKGLATLEDRLRTRFEWGLITDVQPPELETRIAILRKKAQMDRLDVPDDVLELIASRIERNIRELEGALIRVTAFASLNKSPIELSLAEIVLRDLIPDANSIQISAATIMAVTAEYFDTTVEELRGPGKTRALAQARQIAMYLCRELTDLSLPKIGQTFGRDHTTVMYADKKVRGEMAQRREVFDHVKELTARIRQRSRH; via the coding sequence TTGACTGATGAACTGAATTCCCAGTTCACGGCGGTATGGAATACCGTCGTCGCAGAGCTCAACGGTGACGACAACCAATATCTGTCGAGTTTTCCGCCGTTGACGCCGCAGCAGCGCGCCTGGCTCACTCTGGTCAAACCGCTCACCATGGCCGAGGGCTTCGCGCTCCTCTCCGTGCCCTCCAGCTTCGTCCAAAACGAGATCGAGCGACATCTGCGCGGTCCCATCGTCGAGGCACTTTCCCGACGGCTCGGCGAGAATGTCGAGCTCGGTGTGCGGATCGCGGCACCGGCTCCTGGCGAAGATTCTGACGTCGCCGGAGCCGCCCCCGAACTCGAGCTCGACGAGGTCGATGAGACCACCGAGGCGCTTGCCAGCGCACACGAATCGTGGCCTTCCTACTTCATCAATCGCCCGGGCGGCGCCGACAAGGCTGAGACCCCTGATACGAGTCTCAACGCGCGGTACACCTTCGAGTCGTTCGTCATCGGCGCTTCGAACCGGTTCTCTCATGCCGCAGCCGTCGCCGTATCCGAGGCGCCCGCGCGCGCCTACAACCCCCTGTTCATCTGGGGCGAGTCCGGCCTGGGCAAGACGCACCTGCTGCACGCCGCGGGGAACTATGCACAGCGTCTCTTCCCCGGTATGCGTGTCAAATACGTCTCCACCGAAGAGTTCACCAACGACTTCATCAATTCTTTGCGCGATGACCGCCGGGTCGCCTTCAAGCGCAGCTACCGCGACATCGACGTTCTCCTGGTCGACGACATTCAGTTCATCGAAGGCAAGGAAGGTATCCAGGAGGAGTTCTTCCACACCTTCAACACCTTGCACAACGCCAACAAACAGATCGTGATCTCCTCGGACCGCCCGCCGAAGGGCCTGGCCACTCTGGAAGATCGTCTGCGGACCCGCTTCGAGTGGGGCTTGATCACCGATGTCCAGCCGCCTGAGCTGGAGACCCGCATCGCCATCCTGCGTAAAAAAGCTCAGATGGATCGGCTCGACGTCCCCGACGACGTGCTGGAGCTCATCGCGAGTCGCATCGAGCGGAACATCCGTGAGCTTGAAGGTGCCCTGATCCGGGTAACCGCGTTCGCGTCACTGAACAAGTCCCCCATTGAGCTCTCGCTGGCCGAGATCGTGCTGCGCGACCTCATCCCGGATGCCAACTCCATCCAGATCAGTGCCGCCACCATCATGGCTGTCACGGCGGAGTACTTCGACACCACCGTCGAGGAGCTTCGTGGGCCCGGTAAGACGCGCGCGCTGGCACAAGCCCGTCAGATCGCCATGTACCTGTGCCGAGAGCTCACCGACCTCTCGCTGCCCAAGATCGGGCAGACGTTCGGCCGTGACCACACCACGGTCATGTACGCGGACAAGAAGGTGCGCGGCGAAATGGCGCAACGGCGTGAGGTTTTCGATCACGTCAAGGAGCTCACCGCCCGGATACGCCAACGTTCCCGTCACTGA
- the dnaN gene encoding DNA polymerase III subunit beta, with the protein MDLASPTAADTSLKFRVARDDFADSVAWVARSLPSRPTVPVLAGVLLTAHDTGLTLSGFDYEVSAQVKVPAEVAAAGSALVSGRLLSDITRSLPNKPVDVALEGTRLLLSCGSAKFSLPSMPVEDYPALPSLPEETGALGADVFSEAIGQVAVAAGKDDTLPMLTGIRVEINGDTVVLAATDRFRLAVRELKWTSGSSETNAAVLVPAKTLSEAAKSASSGSDVQLALGAGSAIGSEGLLGIVSDGKRSTTRLLDAEFPKFRQLLPTEHTALATIAISELVEAIKRVALVADRGAQIRLEFEPGLLRLSAGADDVGRAEEELEVEFVGEPLTIAFNPTYLTDGLGSLHSNRVTFGFTTPSRPAVLRPADDDQSSPEGSGPFTAAQTDYVYLLMPVRLPG; encoded by the coding sequence ATGGATCTCGCGAGCCCCACTGCCGCAGACACCAGCCTGAAGTTCAGGGTCGCGCGTGACGATTTCGCCGATTCGGTGGCGTGGGTTGCGCGCAGTCTGCCTTCCAGGCCGACGGTCCCGGTGTTGGCGGGCGTGCTGCTCACAGCGCACGACACGGGCTTGACCTTGTCCGGCTTTGATTACGAGGTTTCCGCGCAGGTGAAGGTTCCTGCCGAAGTGGCCGCGGCGGGCAGTGCGCTGGTTTCGGGCCGGCTGTTGTCGGATATCACCCGGTCATTGCCCAACAAGCCCGTCGATGTGGCGCTGGAGGGCACGCGCTTGCTGCTCAGCTGTGGAAGCGCGAAGTTCTCGCTACCCAGCATGCCAGTGGAGGACTATCCCGCCCTGCCGTCGTTGCCGGAGGAAACCGGTGCGCTGGGCGCCGATGTGTTTTCCGAAGCAATCGGTCAGGTCGCGGTCGCTGCCGGTAAGGACGACACGTTGCCCATGCTGACCGGTATTCGTGTCGAAATCAACGGTGACACAGTGGTTTTGGCCGCAACAGACCGGTTCCGCCTGGCGGTGCGCGAGCTCAAGTGGACCTCGGGATCCAGCGAAACCAACGCCGCGGTGTTGGTACCGGCCAAGACGTTGTCCGAAGCGGCGAAGTCCGCATCCAGTGGTTCGGATGTGCAGTTGGCACTGGGCGCGGGTTCGGCCATCGGTTCCGAAGGTCTGCTCGGCATCGTCAGCGACGGTAAGCGCAGCACGACACGTCTGCTCGATGCGGAATTCCCCAAGTTCCGCCAGCTGCTGCCGACCGAGCACACCGCGTTGGCAACGATTGCGATCTCGGAGCTGGTCGAGGCCATCAAACGTGTCGCGCTGGTGGCCGATCGTGGTGCCCAGATCCGTCTGGAGTTTGAACCGGGGTTGCTGCGCCTATCGGCTGGCGCCGACGACGTGGGTCGCGCGGAAGAAGAACTCGAGGTGGAGTTCGTCGGTGAGCCCCTCACGATCGCGTTCAACCCGACCTACCTGACCGACGGGCTGGGGTCGCTGCATTCGAATCGGGTGACCTTTGGATTCACCACTCCGAGCCGTCCGGCCGTGCTGCGTCCTGCGGATGACGATCAAAGCTCGCCGGAAGGCTCCGGGCCGTTTACGGCAGCGCAAACTGACTATGTCTATCTATTGATGCCGGTGCGCCTGCCCGGCTAG
- the gnd gene encoding phosphogluconate dehydrogenase (NAD(+)-dependent, decarboxylating), protein MQLGLVGLGKMGFNMRDRLRAGGHEVIGYDPRPEVTDVPSLKGLADALDAPRVVWVMVPSGPITQQTIADLAAELSEGDLVIDGGNSRFTEDQPNADLLAAKGIGYIDAGVSGGVWGKENGYGLMVGGSDDDVARAMPIFDTLRPEGDRADGFVHAGPVGAGHYAKMIHNGIEYGLMHAYAEGYELLAAEPLITDVQAVLQAWTKGTVVRSWLLDLLAKALKEDPGFDAISGYTEDSGEGRWTVEEAINHRVPAPVIAASLFARFASRQEDSPAMKAVSALRNQFGGHAVKRVGLSG, encoded by the coding sequence ATGCAGCTGGGTTTGGTTGGTCTGGGCAAGATGGGTTTCAACATGCGCGACCGGCTGCGGGCCGGCGGGCATGAGGTCATCGGATACGACCCTCGTCCCGAGGTCACCGATGTGCCGTCGCTGAAAGGGTTGGCCGACGCGCTCGACGCGCCTCGGGTGGTGTGGGTGATGGTGCCTTCGGGTCCGATCACGCAGCAGACGATCGCTGATCTCGCGGCCGAATTGTCCGAGGGCGACCTGGTGATCGATGGCGGTAACTCGCGGTTCACTGAGGATCAGCCGAACGCGGATCTATTGGCTGCCAAGGGAATTGGATATATCGACGCGGGTGTTTCCGGTGGCGTGTGGGGCAAGGAAAATGGCTACGGGTTGATGGTCGGCGGCAGCGACGACGATGTGGCGCGGGCTATGCCGATCTTCGACACGCTGCGTCCCGAAGGCGATCGGGCCGATGGTTTCGTACACGCGGGCCCCGTGGGCGCCGGACATTACGCCAAGATGATCCACAACGGTATCGAGTATGGGCTCATGCATGCGTACGCCGAAGGCTATGAACTGCTGGCCGCGGAACCGCTGATCACCGATGTGCAGGCGGTACTGCAGGCCTGGACCAAGGGCACCGTGGTGCGGTCGTGGCTGTTGGACCTGCTGGCCAAGGCCCTCAAAGAAGACCCCGGCTTCGACGCGATCTCCGGGTACACCGAGGATTCCGGTGAGGGTCGCTGGACCGTCGAAGAGGCTATCAATCATCGGGTACCCGCCCCCGTTATCGCGGCGTCCCTTTTCGCGAGATTTGCTTCACGCCAAGAGGATTCGCCCGCGATGAAGGCGGTTTCGGCATTGCGCAATCAGTTCGGCGGCCACGCGGTTAAGCGCGTCGGCCTTTCCGGCTGA
- the recF gene encoding DNA replication/repair protein RecF (All proteins in this family for which functions are known are DNA-binding proteins that assist the filamentation of RecA onto DNA for the initiation of recombination or recombinational repair.), protein MYVRQLGLRDFRSWERVDLELAPGRTVFVGPNGYGKTNLVEALWYSSTLGSHRVATDAPLIRTGAERAVVSTIVVNDGRELGIDLEIAAGRANKARINRSPVRSPREVVGILHAVLFAPEDLSLVRGDPSDRRRFLDDLLIQRRPRMAGVRADYDKVLRQRTALLKTAGAALRQRNDQSVLDTLDVWDGHLVAHGAELLSARIELVGELRPLVEKSYQLLAPASRPADIAYRSSVEGVEAELSVERLAEALHAGLVAKRSAEIERGVCLVGPHRDDVELRLGDGPAKGFASHGESWSFALALRLAAFDLLRAEGTDPVLMLDDVFAELDGARRRSLATVAADAEQVLVTAAVPDDVPEELSARTVTVEVQEDPAGRKSVAHE, encoded by the coding sequence GTGTACGTACGACAGCTGGGATTGCGTGACTTCCGGTCATGGGAGCGTGTCGACTTGGAGCTTGCACCCGGTCGGACCGTTTTCGTAGGTCCTAACGGCTACGGGAAGACGAATCTCGTTGAGGCTCTTTGGTATTCGTCAACCTTGGGGTCGCATCGGGTGGCCACCGATGCGCCCCTGATCCGGACCGGGGCCGAGCGCGCGGTGGTGTCGACGATTGTCGTCAATGACGGTCGTGAGCTGGGGATTGATCTGGAAATCGCCGCGGGCCGCGCGAACAAGGCGAGGATCAATCGTTCGCCAGTACGTAGCCCCCGGGAAGTCGTCGGGATTCTTCACGCGGTGCTCTTCGCGCCAGAAGATCTGTCGTTGGTGCGGGGCGACCCGTCTGATAGGCGCCGTTTCCTGGATGATCTGCTGATTCAACGCAGGCCGCGGATGGCCGGGGTACGTGCCGACTATGACAAGGTACTGCGGCAGCGGACGGCGCTACTCAAGACCGCCGGCGCGGCGTTACGGCAACGCAACGACCAGAGTGTGCTGGACACCTTGGATGTGTGGGATGGGCATCTGGTGGCCCACGGTGCCGAATTACTTTCCGCGCGTATCGAACTGGTCGGAGAGTTGCGCCCGCTGGTGGAAAAGTCGTATCAGCTGCTGGCCCCCGCGTCGCGGCCGGCGGATATCGCGTACCGCAGCAGTGTCGAGGGTGTGGAGGCCGAGCTGTCGGTTGAACGCCTTGCGGAGGCGCTGCACGCTGGGCTGGTGGCCAAACGGTCCGCGGAGATAGAACGTGGGGTCTGTTTGGTGGGCCCGCACCGCGATGACGTGGAATTGCGTCTTGGCGATGGCCCGGCGAAAGGGTTCGCGAGCCACGGCGAATCCTGGTCTTTCGCGTTGGCGCTGCGACTGGCGGCATTCGATCTGCTGCGGGCGGAGGGGACGGATCCCGTGTTAATGCTGGATGACGTTTTCGCCGAATTGGACGGCGCCAGACGGCGGTCACTGGCCACGGTTGCCGCCGATGCCGAACAGGTCTTGGTGACGGCGGCGGTCCCGGACGATGTGCCCGAGGAATTGTCGGCACGCACGGTTACCGTCGAGGTACAGGAAGATCCCGCGGGACGAAAGTCGGTGGCACATGAGTGA
- a CDS encoding DUF721 family protein: MSEDEAWPPEHLAGMKGMDLVRRVLEEARGAAKQQGKDIGRGGRSPEQRRRVAGGRRTWSGPGPDARDPQLLGRAAGDLAKRRGWSGRVSEGAVFGRWEAVVGEQIAAHATPTALNEGVLTVAAESTAWATQLRLVQAQLLAKIAAAVGDGVVTSLKISGPTAPSWRKGPRHIAGRGPRDTYG, encoded by the coding sequence ATGAGTGAGGATGAGGCGTGGCCGCCGGAGCACTTGGCGGGGATGAAGGGTATGGACCTGGTGCGCCGGGTCTTGGAGGAAGCCCGTGGCGCGGCCAAGCAGCAAGGGAAAGACATTGGTCGTGGCGGCAGATCGCCGGAGCAGCGCCGACGTGTCGCTGGTGGCCGCCGTACCTGGTCGGGCCCGGGGCCGGATGCCCGTGATCCACAGTTGTTGGGAAGGGCGGCAGGGGATTTAGCGAAACGCCGTGGGTGGTCAGGGCGTGTTTCGGAAGGCGCGGTCTTCGGACGGTGGGAGGCCGTTGTCGGTGAGCAGATCGCCGCACATGCGACGCCGACGGCACTGAATGAGGGAGTGCTCACGGTCGCGGCCGAGTCGACGGCATGGGCGACACAGTTGCGGCTGGTGCAGGCTCAGCTGCTGGCGAAGATCGCGGCCGCCGTCGGCGACGGTGTGGTGACCAGTTTGAAGATCTCCGGTCCGACGGCGCCGTCGTGGCGCAAGGGACCACGGCATATCGCGGGACGCGGCCCGCGGGACACCTACGGCTGA
- the gyrB gene encoding DNA topoisomerase (ATP-hydrolyzing) subunit B, producing MAAQKKSAKSEYSADSITILEGLEAVRKRPGMYIGSTGERGLHHLIWEVVDNSVDEAMAGYATTVEVTMLADGGIQVKDDGRGIPVAMHASGIPTVDVVMTQLHAGGKFDSDSYAVSGGLHGVGISVVNALSTKVELEILRDGHEWNQVYTASVPGTLQQGGATKKTGTTVRFWADPEIFETTTYDFETVARRLQEQAFLNKGLTIKLTDERVSDSDVTDEVVRDTAEAPKTAEEQAAESAAPHKVKNRVFHYPDGLVDFVKHINRTKSAIHTTIVDFSGKGEGHEVEIAMQWNAGYSESVHTFANTINTHEGGTHEEGFRAALTSVVNKYAKEKKLLKEKDSNLTGDDIREGLAAVISVKVGEPQFEGQTKTKLGNTEVKSFVQKVCNEQLQHWFDSNPADAKTVVNKAVSSAQARIAARKARELVRRKSATDIGGLPGKLADCRSTDPSKSELYVVEGDSAGGSAKSGRDSMFQAILPLRGKIINVEKARIDRVLKNTEVQAIITALGTGIHDEFDIAKLRYHKIVLMADADVDGQHISTLLLTLLFRFMRPLVEHGHIFLAQPPLYKLKWQRSQPEFAYSDRERDGLMEAGLKAGKKINKDDGIQRYKGLGEMDAKELWETTMDPSVRVLRQVTLDDAAAADELFSILMGEDVEARRSFITRNARDVRFLDV from the coding sequence GTGGCTGCCCAGAAGAAGAGTGCCAAGAGCGAATACAGTGCCGACTCGATCACCATCCTAGAGGGGCTTGAGGCGGTCCGGAAGCGCCCCGGTATGTACATCGGGTCCACCGGTGAGCGCGGTTTGCACCATCTGATCTGGGAAGTTGTCGACAACTCCGTCGATGAGGCGATGGCTGGCTACGCCACCACCGTCGAGGTAACGATGCTGGCCGACGGCGGTATCCAGGTCAAGGACGACGGCCGCGGTATCCCGGTGGCCATGCACGCCTCCGGCATACCGACCGTCGACGTCGTCATGACGCAGCTGCATGCCGGTGGCAAGTTCGACTCGGATTCCTACGCGGTCTCCGGTGGTCTGCACGGCGTGGGTATCTCGGTGGTTAACGCCCTTTCCACAAAGGTCGAGTTGGAGATCCTGCGGGATGGCCATGAGTGGAATCAGGTGTACACGGCGTCCGTGCCGGGGACCCTGCAGCAGGGTGGCGCCACGAAGAAGACGGGCACCACCGTCCGCTTTTGGGCAGATCCGGAGATCTTCGAGACCACCACCTATGACTTTGAGACGGTGGCGCGGCGTCTTCAGGAGCAGGCGTTCCTGAACAAGGGCTTGACCATCAAACTCACCGATGAGCGGGTGAGCGATTCGGACGTGACGGATGAGGTAGTTCGCGATACGGCCGAGGCGCCCAAGACCGCTGAGGAACAGGCCGCGGAATCGGCTGCCCCGCATAAGGTTAAGAATCGCGTGTTCCACTACCCGGACGGCCTGGTCGACTTCGTCAAGCACATCAACCGCACCAAGTCCGCCATCCACACCACGATCGTCGACTTCTCCGGCAAGGGTGAAGGCCACGAGGTGGAGATCGCGATGCAGTGGAACGCCGGCTACTCCGAATCGGTGCACACCTTCGCCAACACCATCAACACCCATGAGGGCGGAACGCACGAGGAAGGTTTCCGTGCGGCGCTGACTTCGGTGGTGAACAAGTACGCCAAGGAGAAGAAGCTTCTCAAGGAGAAAGACTCGAACCTGACCGGCGACGATATCCGCGAGGGTCTGGCCGCGGTCATCTCGGTGAAGGTTGGCGAGCCGCAGTTCGAGGGGCAGACCAAGACCAAACTCGGTAATACCGAAGTGAAGTCGTTTGTGCAGAAGGTATGCAACGAGCAGCTGCAGCACTGGTTCGACTCGAACCCGGCCGATGCTAAAACTGTTGTCAACAAAGCAGTTTCATCGGCACAGGCACGTATCGCCGCGCGTAAGGCGCGCGAGCTCGTGCGCCGCAAGAGCGCCACCGATATCGGTGGTCTGCCGGGCAAGCTGGCCGACTGCCGTTCGACGGACCCGTCGAAGTCCGAACTGTATGTGGTGGAGGGCGACTCGGCCGGTGGTTCGGCCAAGAGCGGTCGCGACTCGATGTTCCAGGCGATCCTGCCGCTGCGAGGCAAGATCATCAACGTCGAAAAGGCCCGTATCGACCGGGTTTTGAAGAACACCGAAGTCCAGGCGATCATCACCGCGCTGGGTACCGGTATCCATGACGAGTTCGACATCGCCAAGCTGCGGTATCACAAGATCGTGCTGATGGCCGACGCTGACGTTGACGGCCAACACATTTCGACCCTGTTGCTCACGCTGCTGTTCCGGTTCATGCGCCCGTTGGTGGAGCACGGCCACATCTTCTTGGCGCAGCCGCCGCTGTACAAGCTCAAGTGGCAGCGCAGCCAGCCGGAGTTCGCATACTCCGACCGTGAGCGCGACGGGCTGATGGAGGCCGGGCTCAAGGCGGGCAAGAAGATCAACAAGGATGACGGCATCCAGCGCTACAAGGGTCTTGGTGAGATGGATGCCAAGGAACTGTGGGAGACCACGATGGATCCGTCGGTGCGTGTGCTGCGCCAGGTGACTCTCGATGATGCCGCTGCCGCCGATGAACTGTTCTCGATTTTGATGGGCGAGGACGTCGAGGCACGCCGTAGCTTCATCACCCGGAATGCCAGGGACGTGCGCTTCCTCGACGTGTAG
- a CDS encoding methyltransferase family protein, with amino-acid sequence MTKTIPSKSRLLVKLLVTNVVSTIALGGLLILAAGTWHWPQLWILGIEVTVLNLGVHLWLLNENPALLAERLGSPRQATQTGWDKVFMIFAIIGMPLWFALPGFDRRWGWSSVPIWVQAAGAVLIAVSLLSMVSVFRANSFAAPVVKVQADRGHSIADTGPYAYVRHPMYAGAIPFLIGMPLLLDSWYGLIGSAVTIVALGFRAVGEERLLTQELDGYPEYAARVRYRLVPGVW; translated from the coding sequence ATGACTAAGACCATTCCGTCGAAATCGCGGCTACTGGTCAAGCTGCTCGTCACCAATGTTGTCTCGACTATCGCGCTGGGTGGATTGCTGATCCTCGCCGCCGGCACATGGCATTGGCCCCAGTTGTGGATCCTGGGCATCGAGGTGACCGTTCTCAACCTCGGTGTGCACCTTTGGTTGTTGAACGAGAATCCCGCGCTACTAGCCGAACGACTCGGATCACCTCGTCAGGCCACCCAAACAGGCTGGGACAAGGTGTTCATGATCTTCGCGATCATCGGAATGCCACTTTGGTTCGCGCTGCCCGGATTCGACCGCCGCTGGGGCTGGTCGAGCGTTCCTATCTGGGTCCAGGCTGCCGGCGCGGTGCTGATCGCGGTGTCGCTGCTATCCATGGTGTCTGTGTTCCGCGCCAATAGCTTCGCGGCGCCGGTCGTGAAAGTACAAGCCGACCGCGGACATTCGATCGCGGACACTGGGCCCTACGCGTATGTGCGGCATCCGATGTACGCGGGAGCCATCCCGTTCTTGATCGGCATGCCGCTACTGCTCGACTCGTGGTATGGGTTGATTGGATCAGCGGTAACCATTGTGGCGCTTGGGTTTCGAGCGGTGGGGGAGGAGCGGCTACTCACCCAGGAGCTTGACGGCTATCCCGAATATGCGGCGAGGGTCCGGTACCGCCTGGTGCCTGGCGTGTGGTGA
- a CDS encoding arylamine N-acetyltransferase family protein translates to MWNGDELKLGEYLAFIGFDGDRSPSLDTLRRLQRGHVLNIKWENLDAVLHKHVALDIPAVQAKLLREPRGGYCYEHVALFAAVLERLGFDFFGIQGRVQMGATTIRPATHGMLVVRLDGQQWLCDVGFGTSPLAPIRIVDEDTINDGSWTYQLLRGEVTPRADGWTLSEAAGDGTQPGWMSRYTFVLEPQYPIDYRAASYFVASSPHSPFSTRVFVQKIAPDHAYILDHRELHDIRPGVGRDTQRLSPEEVLVTLREIFGIELGVDDSRLLLQRLTEQ, encoded by the coding sequence ATGTGGAACGGCGATGAGCTCAAACTCGGCGAATATCTGGCCTTCATCGGTTTCGACGGCGATCGGTCGCCGTCCCTGGACACCTTGCGGCGTCTGCAGCGTGGGCACGTCCTGAATATCAAGTGGGAGAACCTCGATGCGGTGCTGCACAAGCACGTCGCATTGGATATCCCGGCGGTTCAGGCCAAGCTGCTGCGCGAGCCCCGCGGCGGCTACTGCTATGAACATGTCGCCCTGTTCGCCGCCGTTCTAGAACGCCTCGGCTTCGACTTCTTCGGAATTCAAGGGCGCGTGCAGATGGGCGCCACCACCATTCGGCCGGCGACGCACGGCATGCTCGTGGTCCGGCTGGACGGACAACAGTGGCTCTGCGATGTCGGATTCGGGACCAGCCCGCTTGCCCCAATCCGCATCGTCGACGAGGACACCATCAACGACGGATCGTGGACGTACCAACTGCTGCGCGGCGAGGTCACACCCAGAGCCGACGGCTGGACCCTGTCCGAGGCCGCCGGGGACGGGACGCAGCCAGGGTGGATGAGCAGATACACCTTCGTGCTTGAACCGCAGTACCCGATCGACTATCGCGCCGCGAGTTACTTCGTCGCCTCGAGTCCCCATTCACCCTTCAGTACAAGGGTTTTCGTACAGAAAATCGCACCCGATCATGCGTACATCCTGGATCACCGCGAGCTCCACGACATCCGGCCCGGCGTGGGGCGAGATACCCAGCGGCTGAGCCCCGAGGAAGTGCTGGTCACGCTCCGAGAAATCTTCGGTATCGAGCTGGGCGTTGATGATTCCCGATTGCTATTGCAGAGGCTCACCGAGCAGTAG
- a CDS encoding DUF4185 domain-containing protein, which yields MGDPTRAQIEQWRTDQLSAAAKNWGEVADHVEFILNAARDAIKSPIGKGQFLDKFKETAEAVIARTPHQIERIRAAKTAAETSEADLKDAKNSAVSAINDAESDDFTVNQDLSLTDRKTNASFVDRAFRKITKFVYEGIIRARARALVGVDNRIASELHKIAEEVSAFHVGGSDGTTVLTGGPLPQGQSRNLGPVAGTNAPPISGVKGTDLGEVLEIPDGKGGKKLIAVFGDSFSEDRLGGNHYKSVAVEIKGFDEQGKPIWGDVLTGYDGQQGRAPLFPTAFQDPRVAAEVGKGPNTLPAGSIVMNNGDVYTMVAATKDLHPDGGTWFTKATGDFSNGWPPIESSYRTAQDSSLSQVSGYQAKDGSTYIAANGFDRGQGVTMYRVPDGVDVTDRKNWQPWTGNGWGQNGQEAVSLSGRQSYGEISLREVQGRPVLSGFNVDTGNVEVRVGGGEPNKIFAGPPTTVINSGQLPQPYGGYILPNSTLDRLLIMGSQWDTTTNDTYHSSIFEVNPNK from the coding sequence ATGGGGGATCCGACGCGGGCACAGATTGAACAATGGCGGACCGACCAGCTCAGCGCTGCCGCAAAGAACTGGGGAGAGGTAGCCGACCACGTCGAGTTCATCCTTAACGCAGCGAGAGACGCGATAAAATCACCCATCGGAAAGGGCCAGTTCCTAGACAAGTTCAAGGAAACAGCTGAAGCAGTCATCGCCAGAACGCCGCACCAGATTGAAAGAATCCGGGCGGCTAAGACAGCGGCTGAGACGTCAGAAGCGGACCTGAAGGACGCCAAAAACTCAGCTGTGTCAGCCATTAATGATGCCGAGAGCGATGATTTCACAGTCAATCAGGATCTCTCGCTGACTGATAGAAAGACGAACGCTTCCTTTGTCGACCGCGCATTCCGCAAGATCACAAAATTCGTCTACGAGGGAATCATCCGGGCACGCGCAAGAGCACTTGTTGGCGTCGATAACCGCATTGCCTCAGAGCTGCACAAGATCGCTGAGGAGGTAAGCGCCTTCCACGTAGGTGGATCCGATGGCACGACGGTGTTGACAGGTGGGCCGCTGCCACAGGGGCAGAGTAGAAACCTGGGCCCCGTCGCTGGCACGAACGCGCCTCCGATCTCCGGCGTCAAGGGCACCGATCTCGGGGAGGTTCTAGAGATCCCCGATGGTAAGGGCGGCAAGAAGCTGATCGCGGTCTTCGGCGACTCATTCTCCGAGGATCGGCTTGGAGGTAACCACTACAAGTCAGTTGCGGTGGAAATCAAGGGGTTTGATGAACAAGGCAAGCCGATTTGGGGTGATGTCCTGACGGGCTATGACGGACAACAGGGTCGGGCCCCGCTCTTTCCGACAGCTTTCCAAGACCCCAGGGTGGCTGCTGAGGTTGGGAAGGGCCCTAACACTCTGCCGGCGGGAAGCATTGTGATGAATAACGGCGACGTGTACACGATGGTGGCAGCCACGAAGGATCTGCACCCGGACGGCGGAACGTGGTTCACGAAGGCGACCGGCGACTTTTCGAATGGATGGCCGCCAATCGAGTCCAGTTATCGTACGGCTCAAGATTCGTCGCTATCGCAGGTCAGCGGTTACCAGGCCAAAGATGGCTCGACTTACATAGCCGCGAACGGGTTCGATCGCGGACAAGGCGTAACCATGTATCGGGTACCCGATGGCGTGGACGTCACGGATCGCAAAAACTGGCAGCCGTGGACTGGGAACGGTTGGGGCCAAAACGGGCAGGAGGCCGTCAGCCTCAGCGGGCGGCAGTCGTACGGGGAAATCAGCCTGCGTGAGGTCCAAGGCAGGCCCGTATTGTCTGGGTTCAATGTCGATACGGGAAATGTTGAAGTGCGCGTGGGTGGGGGTGAGCCCAACAAGATATTCGCGGGTCCGCCAACGACAGTGATTAATAGCGGACAGTTGCCGCAGCCCTACGGCGGGTACATTCTCCCGAATTCAACACTGGACCGGCTGCTGATTATGGGTAGTCAGTGGGACACCACAACGAACGATACTTATCATTCCAGCATATTTGAGGTGAACCCTAACAAGTAG